A window of Christiangramia forsetii KT0803 contains these coding sequences:
- the serC gene encoding 3-phosphoserine/phosphohydroxythreonine transaminase, whose amino-acid sequence MKKHNFSAGPCILPQEVFKEASQAILDFNNSGLSILEISHRSADFVAVMEEAQTLSLELLGLKDKGYKALFLQGGASTQFLMVAYNLLKKKAAYLNTGTWSSKAIKEAKLFGDIKEVASSKDKNFNYIPKSYSIPDDIDYFHCTSNNTIFGTQMKEFPATSQPLICDMSSDIFSRELDFSKFDLIYAGAQKNMGPAGTTLVIIKEDILGKVSREIPSMMNYATHIGKDSMFNTPAVYAVYVSMLTLRWIKSKGGIKAMEELNNKKADLLYNEIDRNPLFKGFAAKEDRSPMNATFNLVDDSHKETFDKMWKDAGINGLNGHRSVGGYRASMYNALPLESVQVVIDLMKDLEKKI is encoded by the coding sequence ATGAAAAAGCATAATTTTAGCGCAGGCCCATGCATCTTACCACAAGAGGTGTTTAAGGAAGCTTCCCAGGCTATTTTAGATTTTAATAATTCAGGATTATCTATTTTAGAAATATCTCATCGTAGTGCAGACTTTGTTGCGGTAATGGAAGAAGCCCAAACTTTGTCGCTTGAGTTATTGGGCTTAAAAGATAAAGGATATAAGGCCCTGTTTCTTCAGGGAGGCGCCAGCACGCAATTTTTAATGGTTGCTTACAATCTTCTGAAAAAAAAAGCCGCTTACCTCAATACAGGTACATGGTCTTCAAAAGCTATCAAAGAAGCCAAGTTATTTGGGGATATTAAAGAAGTGGCTTCATCAAAAGATAAAAATTTCAATTATATTCCTAAGTCTTATTCTATACCTGATGATATTGATTACTTCCACTGTACAAGTAATAATACTATTTTTGGAACACAGATGAAAGAATTTCCTGCTACTTCACAACCGCTGATTTGCGATATGAGTAGTGATATTTTTTCAAGAGAGTTAGATTTCTCTAAATTCGATCTCATCTATGCCGGTGCACAAAAAAATATGGGTCCTGCTGGAACAACCCTGGTGATCATTAAAGAAGACATTCTGGGCAAAGTATCCCGCGAAATCCCTTCAATGATGAATTACGCTACTCATATTGGTAAAGACAGTATGTTTAATACACCCGCGGTTTATGCTGTGTATGTTTCAATGTTAACTTTAAGATGGATTAAATCTAAAGGGGGTATTAAGGCAATGGAAGAACTTAATAACAAAAAGGCAGATTTACTTTATAATGAAATAGACCGAAATCCATTGTTCAAAGGATTTGCGGCAAAAGAAGATCGGTCTCCCATGAATGCTACCTTTAACCTGGTAGATGATTCCCATAAAGAAACATTTGATAAAATGTGGAAAGATGCTGGTATTAATGGATTGAATGGCCACCGAAGTGTGGGCGGTTACAGAGCTTCCATGTATAACGCATTACCCCTGGAAAGTGTACAGGTCGTGATAGATCTAATGAAAGATCTGGAAAAGAAAATATAA
- a CDS encoding acyl-CoA reductase produces the protein MTIDDHKSHLITLGKFLKQFQVSNSAQDKDLPGNDKFFAEMDQKIDAAIHYNGWFNRENIIFSLQQWGEALTPRNLKLWLGEYDLSQSGEKTVGIVMAGNIPLVGFHDFLSVLVSGHKVLVKLSGNDKQLLPVIASYLMILDSRYENRIKFTEDKLENFDAVIATGSNNTARYFEYYFKNKPSIIRKNRNSVAVINGNETKEELEKLGEDIFRYYGLGCRNVSKLFVPKDYDFDSFFKAMYKWNPLINQDKYANNYDYNKAVYLMSEFKLLDNGFLMLKEDESFGSPISTLFYEKYKNEEALNNILKENEEKIQCVVKNNAGKEEVGFGQTQKPQLWDYADNIDTIDFLSKL, from the coding sequence TCTCCCGGGGAATGATAAATTCTTTGCTGAAATGGATCAAAAAATAGATGCTGCAATTCATTACAATGGATGGTTTAATCGAGAAAATATCATCTTTTCCCTTCAGCAATGGGGTGAGGCGCTAACTCCCCGGAATTTAAAATTATGGCTGGGAGAATATGATCTTTCTCAAAGCGGAGAAAAAACCGTGGGTATCGTCATGGCTGGAAATATTCCATTAGTGGGCTTTCATGATTTTCTTTCTGTACTAGTTTCAGGTCATAAAGTTTTAGTGAAATTATCTGGCAATGACAAGCAATTGCTCCCGGTGATCGCTTCATACCTTATGATTTTGGATAGCAGGTATGAAAACCGAATTAAATTTACAGAAGATAAATTAGAGAATTTTGATGCGGTAATCGCCACCGGAAGTAATAATACTGCAAGGTATTTTGAATACTATTTCAAGAACAAACCAAGCATTATTAGGAAAAATAGAAATTCAGTCGCGGTTATTAACGGGAACGAAACAAAAGAGGAACTGGAAAAACTTGGCGAAGATATTTTTAGATATTATGGCCTTGGTTGCAGAAACGTTTCCAAGCTATTTGTACCGAAAGATTATGATTTTGACTCATTCTTTAAAGCTATGTACAAATGGAATCCTTTAATCAATCAGGATAAATATGCTAATAATTACGATTATAATAAAGCGGTTTATTTAATGAGCGAATTTAAATTGCTGGATAATGGATTTTTAATGCTGAAGGAAGACGAGAGTTTTGGTTCTCCTATATCAACGCTATTCTATGAAAAGTATAAAAATGAGGAAGCATTAAATAATATTTTAAAAGAAAACGAAGAGAAAATTCAGTGTGTCGTGAAGAACAATGCCGGTAAAGAAGAAGTTGGATTTGGACAAACTCAAAAACCGCAACTTTGGGATTATGCAGATAATATAGATACAATAGACTTTCTCTCTAAACTTTAA